Below is a genomic region from Martelella lutilitoris.
AGAAGTCCTTGATTACGAAGGACCGGATGCGGGTCGAGCTGACAGTGGAATTCTATGTCCGCGTTCACCCCGATAACGACGCGGTGGCAACAGCCGCGCGCTCTCTCGGAAACCGCACCATGCACGCAGAAGAGCTGAAGGATCTCATTCAGGGTCGCTTCATCGATGCGATGGGCGGAGCGGCTGCGAAGATGACGCTGGAGCACATCCACGAAAACCGCATGGACTTCGTCAAGGAAGTTCGCCGGGAAGTGGCCGAAAGCCTTGCGCTTGACGGCCTGGAGCTGGAATCGGTTTCGCTGACCTCGCTCGACCAGACCGATATTTCGCTGTTCGACCCGTCGAACACCTTTGATGCGGAAGGCCTGACGATCCTGACCGAGCAGATCGAAAGCCGCAAGAAGAAGCGCAATGACATCGAGAAGGACACGATGATCGCGGTGCGACTGAAGAACCTTGAGGCGGAGAAGCGCTCTCTCGAGATCCAGCGCGACACCGAATATGCGCGTCTCAGTCATGAAATGGAGGTCGCCGTCCAGCGGGCCCAACGCAAGACCGAGATCGCCAGCGAGAACGCAGCGCGCGAGCGTGAGATCGAGGCCGTCAAGATCAAGGAACGCGAAGCTGTCGAGCGCGCGCGCATTGCCATGGAGCAGGAGCTCGAGCGCATCGAAATCAAGCGCAAGGAAACGCTCCAGCTAGAAGACCAGATGCGTGAAATCGCCGTTTCCGCGAAATCGAAAGAACGCTCGGAAGCGCAGGCCGAGGCAGAGGCCGCCCGCGCCAGGATGATCGAGGCGCAGGAACGCGTCCAGACCATCCGCGACACCGAAATCGCCAACCGCCAGAAGTCGATCGAGCTGATCGAAGCGCAAAAACGCGCGGAATCGGAGGGTACGCGTCTGCGCATTCTCGCCGAGGCGGAAAAGGAGGCGGCCAAGGATCGCGCCGAAGCGGAGCGCATCACGGTGGCTGCCATGGCGGAACGCTATGCGGTCGAGGCCGAGGGCAAGCAGAAGCTCAACGAAGCCGAGAATCTCAGAACCGATGCCAGCCGCCGCAGCAGCCTGCACAAGTCGCTGGTCGAGAACCTGCCCGCAATCATTCGCGAAAGCGTAAAGCCGATGGAGAAGATCGAGGGCATCAAGATCCTTCATGTCGACGGATTGCCCGGCTTTTCCGGCGGCGACGCGGGCGGCGGCCGCTCCGCTGCGGCCGGCGGCGAAGGCGGCGGCAGGGATGGCGACGGGGCAGGGCAGCCGCGCGACGGCAATCTCGCTGATCAGGTCGTCTCCTCGGCGTTGCGCTATCGCTCGCAGGCGCCGTTTGTCGACCAGCTTCTGAACGAGATCGGCCTCAGCGGTGATGCGGTCCATCGCACCCTCGCGCTGCAGGATCTTTCCAAGATGGTCTACACGACGCCGGAACAGCAGGAGGCCGATGCCAGCAGAAAATTGCCGGGCGGCGGCGCCAAAGCACCGTCCAATCCTGCCGACAGGCACTGACCAAGGCTGCAGAACCGGAGTTTTTAAATGTCGGGACATGCGAAGGTTGAGCGAAATCTTCTGGTCTTTGCCGCATGGGCGACGTCGGGCTTTTCCGCTCTTGCGTTTTTTCTGGAGGGTCTTGCACGCGATTCCTACCTCCTGTCGCTGGCGGGCGTCGCCCTGGTCGTCGTCACCTTCGCGATCCATATCGTCATCAACGCGGTGAGCGATTGTGGCTTTTCCGCCGGCGAGGCTACGCTCGGCATCGGCGCCTTCGGCGTGCTTGCGCTCGTCTTCATCGCGGCATGGCTTGATGGCGGTCTGACAGCTGTCGATTACTGGTCAGGGCTCACGCTTTTCGGCGTGCTCGTCTGCGGCTTTCTCCTCTATCTATCAACGCGGCACGGGCTGAGGGGGGCTTTCTCGCGCTTCCACTTCAAACCGGCGGAAAGCGGGAATGAGCCTCGATGAGCAGCATTTCCGAATCCGTCTGGTTTCCGCTTTGCAGCCTTCTCTATATCGCCGTGATGCTGCACTGGGTACGCGTCTCCGCGCGCATGAATGCCGGGGACGGGGGCTTCTTCTCCGCCGCCCACTCCCTGGCGCCCTGGCTCTCGGCGCTGGTGATTGCCGGCGCCAGCCTTGCCGCATGGTTCGTGCTCGGCGCGGGCGGCGCCATCAGTGACGACGGGTTCTCGATGCCGGTCTATCTCGTCGGCGGCGTGCTGG
It encodes:
- a CDS encoding flotillin family protein — translated: MKGADIIAIIILAAIVIAVCAYLLHWLYRRSTKDISFVRTGFGGEKVVMGGGALVLPILHDLTEVNMNTLRLEIIRAREKSLITKDRMRVELTVEFYVRVHPDNDAVATAARSLGNRTMHAEELKDLIQGRFIDAMGGAAAKMTLEHIHENRMDFVKEVRREVAESLALDGLELESVSLTSLDQTDISLFDPSNTFDAEGLTILTEQIESRKKKRNDIEKDTMIAVRLKNLEAEKRSLEIQRDTEYARLSHEMEVAVQRAQRKTEIASENAAREREIEAVKIKEREAVERARIAMEQELERIEIKRKETLQLEDQMREIAVSAKSKERSEAQAEAEAARARMIEAQERVQTIRDTEIANRQKSIELIEAQKRAESEGTRLRILAEAEKEAAKDRAEAERITVAAMAERYAVEAEGKQKLNEAENLRTDASRRSSLHKSLVENLPAIIRESVKPMEKIEGIKILHVDGLPGFSGGDAGGGRSAAAGGEGGGRDGDGAGQPRDGNLADQVVSSALRYRSQAPFVDQLLNEIGLSGDAVHRTLALQDLSKMVYTTPEQQEADASRKLPGGGAKAPSNPADRH